In the genome of Myroides phaeus, one region contains:
- the dnaN gene encoding DNA polymerase III subunit beta yields the protein MKFIVSSSYLLKQLQVLGSVINSSNTLHILDNFLFELDNNILKVSASDLETTMSATLEIESTSQGSIAVPAKLLLETLKTFPEQPLTFSVKENNTIEISSDVGKYVLAYALGEEFPKAESLEDPSKTEVPAGVLATAISKTIFAAGNDDLRPVMSGVFFQFSPAGLIFVATDAHKLVKYSRADITSSNEASFIMPKKPLTILKNILMSSGADVTIEFNESNAQFAFENYFLTCRLIDGKYPNYEAVIPKENPNKLLINRTQFLSSVRRVAIYANKTTHQLRLKVAGTELNISAEDIDYSNKADERLTCDYQGDDMQIGFNSRFLLEMLNNLQSDEILLEMSLPNRAGILTPVDGLEDGESVTMLVMPVMLNN from the coding sequence ATGAAGTTTATAGTATCGAGTTCCTACTTGTTAAAGCAATTGCAAGTTCTAGGTAGTGTAATCAACAGTAGTAATACCTTACATATTTTAGATAACTTCTTATTTGAGTTAGATAATAATATATTGAAGGTTTCTGCTTCGGATTTAGAAACTACAATGTCAGCTACTTTAGAGATTGAATCTACAAGTCAAGGAAGTATAGCTGTTCCTGCTAAATTGTTGTTGGAAACATTGAAAACATTTCCAGAACAACCTTTGACTTTTTCAGTTAAGGAAAACAATACCATTGAAATCAGTTCTGATGTAGGTAAATATGTGTTAGCTTATGCATTAGGAGAAGAGTTTCCTAAAGCTGAGTCTTTAGAAGATCCTTCTAAAACAGAAGTTCCTGCTGGAGTATTAGCAACAGCAATTAGTAAAACTATCTTTGCTGCTGGAAATGATGATTTAAGACCAGTTATGTCTGGTGTATTTTTTCAATTTTCACCTGCGGGATTAATTTTTGTTGCTACAGATGCTCATAAATTAGTTAAGTATTCAAGAGCAGATATTACTTCTTCAAATGAAGCAAGTTTTATTATGCCTAAGAAACCATTGACTATTTTGAAAAACATCTTAATGTCTTCAGGTGCAGATGTAACAATTGAGTTTAATGAATCAAATGCACAGTTTGCTTTTGAAAATTACTTCTTAACTTGTCGTTTGATTGATGGAAAATATCCTAATTATGAGGCTGTTATTCCAAAAGAAAACCCGAATAAGTTATTGATCAACAGAACACAGTTTTTAAGTTCGGTTAGACGTGTGGCTATCTATGCTAATAAAACTACACATCAATTAAGACTTAAAGTTGCTGGTACTGAGTTAAACATTTCTGCAGAAGATATTGATTATTCAAACAAAGCAGATGAGCGTTTAACTTGTGATTATCAAGGTGATGATATGCAAATTGGATTTAACTCTCGTTTCTTATTAGAGATGTTAAATAACTTGCAATCAGATGAAATCTTATTAGAGATGTCATTGCCTAATAGAGCAGGAATTTTAACTCCAGTAGATGGATTAGAAGATGGGGAATCTGTAACTATGTTGGTTATGCCAGTAATGCTAAACAATTAG
- a CDS encoding isopenicillin N synthase family dioxygenase, with protein sequence MQNIPSVDLRDFLSDDPVRKQKFVNEIGKAYEEIGFVALKGHFLDDQLVENLYTEVRNFFNLPLETKEQYEIPGIGGQRGYVAFGKESAKGRTEGDLKEFWHFGQYVDNDPKLEETYPANVEVKELPNFNSIGKETYQMLEKTGVYVLRALALFLDLDEFYFDKFVKNGNSILRPIHYPPIVNEPKNAVRAAAHGDINLITLLMGAQGRGLQVQNHDGQWIDAIAAEDELVINVGDMLSRHSNNRLKSTIHQVVNPPKELWGTSRYSIPFFMHPVSDMPLNCLENCIDDNNPKLYDDITSGEFLHQRLVELGLIK encoded by the coding sequence ATGCAAAACATTCCTAGTGTTGACTTACGTGATTTCCTATCGGATGACCCGGTACGTAAACAAAAGTTTGTAAATGAAATCGGAAAAGCCTACGAAGAAATTGGATTCGTAGCATTAAAAGGACACTTTTTAGATGATCAATTAGTTGAAAATCTATACACAGAGGTTCGTAACTTTTTTAATCTTCCTTTGGAGACTAAAGAACAGTATGAAATTCCTGGCATTGGAGGACAAAGAGGTTATGTAGCCTTTGGAAAAGAAAGTGCAAAGGGAAGAACTGAAGGAGATTTAAAAGAATTCTGGCATTTTGGTCAGTATGTTGACAATGATCCGAAATTAGAGGAAACTTACCCAGCTAACGTTGAAGTAAAAGAACTTCCTAATTTCAATTCTATTGGTAAAGAAACATACCAAATGCTTGAAAAAACTGGTGTTTATGTATTAAGAGCTTTAGCTCTATTCTTAGACTTAGATGAGTTCTACTTTGACAAGTTCGTTAAAAACGGAAACAGTATTCTAAGACCTATTCACTACCCACCTATTGTAAATGAACCTAAAAATGCAGTGCGTGCAGCAGCACACGGTGACATTAACTTGATTACTCTATTAATGGGAGCTCAAGGTAGAGGTTTACAAGTACAAAACCACGATGGGCAATGGATTGATGCAATCGCTGCTGAAGATGAATTAGTAATCAATGTTGGAGATATGTTATCAAGACATTCTAACAACAGATTGAAATCTACTATTCACCAAGTAGTTAACCCACCAAAAGAATTATGGGGTACTTCAAGATACTCAATCCCTTTCTTTATGCACCCAGTGAGCGATATGCCATTGAACTGTTTAGAGAACTGTATTGATGACAACAACCCTAAATTGTATGACGATATTACATCAGGAGAATTTCTACACCAAAGACTTGTAGAATTAGGATTGATCAAATAA
- a CDS encoding putative quinol monooxygenase has product MFIRIVKLTLKEDRINDFLDHFNSDKEKIRHYPGCQFLEVYQDKHQANIFFTYSYWDEEQSLENYKKSELFGQIWPNVKTMFKERAEAWSVDKVVTLN; this is encoded by the coding sequence ATGTTTATAAGAATTGTAAAGTTGACTTTAAAAGAAGATAGAATTAATGATTTTCTTGATCATTTTAATTCAGATAAGGAGAAAATTCGCCATTATCCAGGCTGTCAATTTTTAGAAGTATATCAAGATAAACATCAAGCTAATATTTTCTTTACCTATAGCTATTGGGATGAAGAACAGAGTCTTGAAAATTATAAAAAATCAGAATTGTTTGGACAAATATGGCCTAACGTGAAAACAATGTTCAAAGAAAGGGCAGAGGCTTGGAGCGTAGATAAGGTTGTTACTCTAAATTAA
- a CDS encoding PhoH family protein, with product MNERIIELTDFSPKDFWGPQDTHLDILKKLYPKVKLVARGNFLKIYGDPEVLDEFERSFDRLIKYFTRYNRIDENAIERLVMDSAPPSLPSNDILVHGVSGKIIKPLTPNQHKLVKFVEKNDMVFAVGPAGTGKTYTGVALAVRALKNKEVKRIILTRPAVEAGENLGFLPGDMKEKLDPYMQPLYDALRDMIPPQTLDDYILRGVIQIAPLAFMRGRTLDHAFVILDEAQNTTHSQMKMFLTRMGKNAKFIITGDPGQIDLPRKVSSGLKEALYILKDVDGIGMLYLDDKDIVRHRLVKKIVDAYKKTEDRPDLMSIEEIKKMENS from the coding sequence TTGAACGAAAGGATAATTGAACTCACAGATTTTAGTCCCAAAGACTTTTGGGGACCACAAGACACTCATTTAGATATACTTAAGAAGCTATATCCAAAAGTAAAATTAGTTGCAAGAGGTAATTTCTTAAAAATTTATGGAGATCCAGAGGTTCTTGATGAATTTGAAAGGAGTTTTGACCGACTTATAAAGTATTTTACGCGATATAATCGTATTGATGAAAATGCAATCGAAAGATTAGTAATGGATAGCGCTCCACCTTCACTCCCGTCTAACGATATTCTTGTTCACGGAGTTTCTGGTAAAATCATTAAACCCCTAACTCCAAATCAACATAAACTTGTAAAATTTGTTGAAAAGAACGATATGGTTTTCGCTGTAGGGCCTGCTGGTACGGGTAAAACATATACAGGTGTTGCCCTTGCTGTAAGAGCATTAAAAAATAAAGAAGTTAAAAGAATAATTCTGACAAGACCCGCGGTAGAAGCTGGAGAAAACCTTGGTTTTTTACCTGGTGATATGAAAGAAAAGTTGGACCCTTATATGCAACCACTTTATGATGCATTAAGAGATATGATTCCTCCTCAAACTTTAGATGATTATATTTTAAGAGGAGTTATTCAAATTGCGCCACTTGCTTTTATGCGTGGACGAACTTTAGACCACGCTTTTGTAATATTAGATGAAGCTCAGAACACAACACATTCTCAAATGAAAATGTTCTTAACTCGTATGGGAAAAAATGCTAAGTTTATAATTACAGGTGATCCAGGACAAATTGATTTACCACGCAAAGTATCCTCTGGCCTAAAAGAAGCACTATATATATTAAAAGATGTAGACGGTATAGGAATGTTGTATTTAGATGATAAGGACATCGTACGACACCGTTTAGTTAAGAAAATTGTAGATGCATACAAAAAAACAGAAGATAGACCCGATTTAATGTCTATTGAAGAGATAAAAAAAATGGAGAACTCATAG
- a CDS encoding nucleoside phosphorylase: MKIKSSELILNPDGSIYHLNLRPENIATDIIFVGDQYRVDRITKHFDNIEFSTQKREFKTTTGTYKGKRLSVISTGIGPDNIDIAINEIDALFNIDFETREIKKELTSVNIVRIGTSGSLQADIPVNSFVLSQYGLGLDNLMRSYVIDEIINVPMEDAFIEHTNWDLRKGRPYFVQNSPELEAKLASDLTYTGITGTAGGFYGPQGRVLRLAIQDPELNHKIDNFKFENYRVTNFEMETSAIYGLCKLLGHHAVSLNTIIANRANGTFSEDPYAAVDKLIIYTLDKLAQ; the protein is encoded by the coding sequence ATGAAGATAAAATCATCTGAATTAATACTTAATCCTGACGGAAGTATTTATCACTTAAACTTAAGACCTGAAAATATTGCTACTGATATCATCTTTGTTGGTGACCAATATCGTGTAGATCGTATTACTAAACACTTTGATAATATTGAATTCTCTACACAAAAAAGAGAGTTTAAAACAACAACAGGTACTTATAAAGGTAAAAGACTTTCTGTAATCTCAACTGGTATCGGTCCTGATAATATTGACATTGCTATCAACGAAATTGATGCATTGTTTAACATTGACTTTGAAACAAGAGAAATTAAAAAAGAACTTACTTCAGTAAATATTGTTCGTATTGGTACTTCTGGATCACTTCAAGCTGATATCCCTGTTAATAGTTTTGTATTATCTCAATATGGTTTAGGTCTTGATAACTTAATGCGTTCTTACGTTATTGACGAAATCATCAACGTTCCAATGGAGGATGCTTTTATCGAGCACACTAATTGGGATTTAAGAAAAGGACGTCCTTACTTTGTACAAAACAGTCCTGAATTAGAGGCTAAATTAGCATCTGACCTTACTTACACAGGTATTACTGGTACTGCTGGTGGATTCTATGGTCCTCAAGGACGTGTATTGCGTTTAGCTATTCAAGATCCTGAATTAAACCACAAAATTGACAACTTTAAGTTCGAAAATTACAGAGTTACTAACTTTGAAATGGAAACTTCTGCTATTTATGGTTTATGTAAGTTATTAGGACACCATGCGGTTTCTTTAAATACAATTATTGCAAATAGAGCTAATGGTACTTTCTCAGAAGATCCTTATGCTGCAGTTGATAAATTGATCATATATACATTAGATAAGTTAGCTCAATAG
- the gldG gene encoding gliding motility-associated ABC transporter substrate-binding protein GldG, giving the protein MKKFYRKDVSLLLRLFVGLVVLNALGAYLYVRHDFTQDKRYTLSKATNNIVDRIEEPIEIDVFLKGNFPQEFRKLQSETKQLLEEFQARNSNVRFRFIDPSEEGGSQEQILEELFNFGLKPVTVSVNDKGTQSQQLVYPWAIVSKGEKATRVQLLKNLMGANTEEKVISSVQHLEYAFADALHKVTEEKSKKIAILKGNGELEDMYIADFLMSVRESYHIAPFTLDSVAVAPQKTLEQLKEYDLAVIAKPTKAFTEEQVEVLDQYIMNGGKTMWLLDQVQADFDSLKNTGSLLAYNKDQSLGEMLFKYGVRLNANLVKDEIGTPIKLAIGKQGSETQYGDFVWKFAPFVYPESEHPIVKNIEGIKLDFASSIDTLKNGVSKTVLLSSSKYSMLVGVLNEISFEVLNEETTPELFEGKGSYIMGVLLEGSFTSVYKNRVLPFSLKEPQYESKPTQMVVISDGDIVRNQVDSKGTPLELGYDRWVNKLYGNKEFLLNTVNYLLDDNGLIDLRTKEVKIPMLDKMKVSQVYNTIQLMVLIIPIVIVMVFGVIFIVLRKRKFVKK; this is encoded by the coding sequence ATGAAGAAGTTTTATAGAAAGGACGTTTCGTTACTGTTAAGGCTATTCGTTGGGTTGGTAGTTTTAAATGCTTTAGGGGCTTATTTATATGTTCGACATGACTTTACTCAAGATAAGCGTTATACTTTGTCTAAAGCCACTAATAACATTGTAGATAGAATTGAAGAGCCTATAGAGATAGATGTGTTTCTAAAAGGTAACTTTCCACAAGAGTTTAGAAAACTACAAAGCGAGACAAAACAGTTGTTAGAAGAGTTTCAAGCTCGTAATTCTAATGTGCGTTTTAGATTTATAGATCCAAGTGAAGAAGGTGGTTCACAAGAACAAATCTTGGAAGAATTGTTTAATTTCGGATTAAAACCTGTTACTGTTTCTGTTAATGATAAAGGGACTCAGAGTCAGCAATTAGTATATCCTTGGGCTATTGTGTCAAAAGGAGAGAAGGCTACTCGTGTTCAATTGTTGAAAAATTTAATGGGGGCTAATACAGAAGAGAAAGTGATTTCTTCTGTGCAACATTTGGAATATGCTTTTGCAGATGCATTGCATAAAGTTACAGAAGAGAAGAGTAAGAAAATTGCGATTCTAAAGGGTAATGGCGAATTAGAGGATATGTATATCGCAGATTTTTTGATGTCTGTAAGAGAGAGTTATCATATCGCGCCGTTTACATTAGATTCTGTAGCAGTAGCTCCACAAAAAACATTAGAGCAGTTAAAAGAGTATGATCTTGCTGTTATAGCAAAACCGACTAAAGCCTTCACAGAAGAGCAGGTAGAGGTTTTGGATCAGTATATAATGAATGGTGGGAAAACAATGTGGCTGTTGGATCAAGTACAAGCTGATTTTGATAGTTTGAAAAATACTGGTTCCTTGTTAGCTTATAATAAAGACCAGAGTTTAGGGGAGATGCTTTTTAAATATGGTGTGCGTTTGAATGCTAATCTTGTGAAAGATGAGATAGGTACTCCAATTAAGTTGGCTATTGGAAAACAAGGAAGTGAAACACAATATGGGGATTTTGTGTGGAAGTTTGCACCATTTGTTTATCCAGAGTCAGAACATCCGATCGTAAAAAATATAGAAGGAATAAAGCTTGATTTTGCCTCGTCAATTGATACATTGAAAAATGGAGTGAGTAAGACAGTATTGTTAAGTTCATCTAAGTACTCAATGTTGGTTGGAGTGCTAAACGAAATAAGTTTTGAAGTTTTAAATGAAGAAACAACACCCGAGCTTTTTGAAGGTAAAGGGAGTTATATAATGGGGGTTTTATTAGAGGGTAGTTTTACTTCTGTTTATAAAAATAGGGTTCTGCCATTTAGTTTAAAAGAACCTCAATACGAAAGTAAACCAACGCAAATGGTTGTAATTTCTGATGGAGATATTGTTCGTAATCAAGTCGATAGTAAAGGTACTCCGTTAGAATTGGGATATGATCGTTGGGTAAATAAGCTGTATGGAAATAAAGAGTTTTTATTAAATACAGTGAATTACTTGTTAGATGATAACGGCTTAATAGATTTACGAACAAAAGAAGTAAAGATACCAATGCTTGATAAGATGAAGGTCTCTCAAGTGTATAATACTATACAATTAATGGTTTTAATTATTCCAATTGTGATAGTTATGGTTTTTGGTGTTATATTTATAGTGTTAAGAAAACGTAAGTTCGTTAAAAAGTAG
- a CDS encoding S-adenosyl-l-methionine hydroxide adenosyltransferase family protein, whose protein sequence is MQRIITLTTDFGYRDHYVGALKGKIYSNIIGCNLVDISHGIGKYNTEEAGFVIGAAYKQFPKGTIHIIAVDASITEYSKALCVKYDGHYFITSDNGIISVVLGNNDYDEAIFINHDGIMKSNDIFVYCAYQLHEGRALRDIGVFTDTIYVPNRLASNLVVGEDRISGKVIYEDSYGNLVTNITKECFESLEKGREYAVRFKDYRVNRVSHYFADFKNADWASLRDRAGELVVLFNDVDLLTIALFYSKPDSPGGTPRNLMNINLNDSIVIDFNQEEQN, encoded by the coding sequence ATGCAAAGAATAATTACACTAACGACAGATTTTGGATATAGAGACCATTATGTAGGAGCTTTGAAAGGGAAGATCTATTCAAATATCATTGGATGTAATTTGGTAGATATCTCACATGGAATAGGGAAATATAATACGGAAGAGGCAGGATTTGTTATTGGTGCAGCTTATAAACAATTTCCTAAGGGAACAATTCATATCATTGCTGTTGATGCGTCTATTACGGAGTATTCTAAAGCTCTTTGTGTGAAATATGATGGACATTATTTTATTACATCAGATAATGGAATAATAAGCGTTGTATTAGGGAATAATGATTATGATGAGGCGATTTTCATAAATCACGATGGAATTATGAAATCAAATGATATTTTTGTTTATTGTGCTTATCAATTACACGAAGGAAGAGCTTTGAGAGATATAGGTGTTTTTACAGACACTATTTATGTGCCTAATCGTTTAGCAAGTAACCTTGTTGTGGGAGAAGACCGAATTTCAGGAAAAGTTATATACGAGGATTCTTACGGAAATCTTGTTACAAATATTACAAAAGAGTGCTTTGAATCTTTAGAAAAAGGAAGGGAATATGCCGTACGCTTTAAAGATTATAGAGTGAATAGGGTGAGTCATTATTTCGCAGATTTTAAAAATGCGGATTGGGCATCTTTAAGGGATAGAGCGGGAGAATTAGTCGTTTTATTCAACGATGTTGACTTGTTGACAATTGCTTTGTTTTATTCTAAACCTGATTCACCAGGAGGTACACCTCGTAATTTGATGAACATTAATTTGAACGATAGTATCGTAATTGATTTTAATCAGGAAGAACAAAATTAA
- the gldF gene encoding gliding motility-associated ABC transporter permease subunit GldF codes for MKAICLREIKSFFGSLTGYLVIISFLAINGGLLWFVDGDFNVLQSGFADLSPFFNLAPWVLIFLIPAVTMKSFSEEIKNGTIELLLTKPLSVWQIVLGKFFGVFFLIVLAILPTIVYVFVLKDLVLPGQFFDLGSIVGSFIGLLFLVSSYAAIGVFSSSITENQIVAFIIGIVLCAFFSIGIDMMSGVFGEWFAKTGMFYHFRSISRGVLDTRDLLYFGSVATLFLGFTVFKIKMLRK; via the coding sequence ATGAAAGCAATTTGTCTTAGAGAAATAAAGTCCTTCTTTGGTTCATTAACTGGTTATTTAGTTATAATCAGTTTTTTAGCTATTAATGGAGGCTTGTTGTGGTTCGTTGATGGAGATTTTAATGTTTTGCAGAGTGGATTTGCAGACTTATCTCCATTTTTTAATTTAGCACCTTGGGTATTGATTTTTTTAATTCCAGCTGTTACTATGAAGAGTTTTTCAGAGGAAATTAAAAATGGAACTATTGAATTATTGTTGACCAAGCCATTGAGTGTTTGGCAAATAGTTTTAGGGAAATTCTTTGGAGTATTCTTTTTGATTGTTTTAGCTATTTTACCAACGATTGTTTACGTTTTTGTATTAAAGGACTTAGTGTTGCCAGGTCAGTTTTTTGACTTAGGAAGCATAGTTGGGTCTTTTATTGGACTACTTTTTTTAGTTAGTAGTTATGCTGCAATTGGTGTGTTTTCATCTTCAATTACAGAAAACCAAATCGTTGCTTTTATAATTGGAATAGTTTTATGTGCTTTCTTTTCTATAGGAATTGATATGATGTCTGGAGTATTTGGAGAATGGTTTGCAAAAACAGGAATGTTCTATCATTTCAGAAGTATATCAAGAGGTGTTTTAGATACTCGTGATTTGTTGTATTTCGGTTCTGTCGCTACTCTATTTCTTGGATTTACCGTTTTTAAAATTAAAATGCTACGCAAATAA
- the ybaK gene encoding Cys-tRNA(Pro) deacylase, whose amino-acid sequence MMSKKVNKTNAIRFLDSKKINYDLFEYEIEDGLIDGESVCAKLNVAANESLKTLVAKGKGNSFFVFVVAIDRELDLKKAAKISGEKKIEMLAVKDLLDVTGYIRGGCSPIGMKKHYATFIDESVKDLAKVYVSGGRKGISIGIDPKVLKDITLSEFGDLT is encoded by the coding sequence ATGATGAGTAAAAAAGTAAATAAAACGAATGCAATTCGTTTTTTAGATAGTAAGAAAATCAATTATGATCTTTTTGAATATGAGATAGAGGATGGTCTTATAGATGGTGAATCTGTATGTGCAAAGTTAAATGTTGCTGCAAATGAATCGTTGAAGACATTAGTAGCGAAGGGTAAAGGGAATTCTTTTTTTGTGTTTGTCGTTGCAATTGATAGAGAACTTGATTTAAAAAAAGCAGCAAAAATATCAGGAGAAAAGAAGATTGAGATGTTAGCTGTCAAAGATTTGCTTGATGTTACAGGGTATATTCGAGGAGGATGCTCGCCAATAGGAATGAAAAAGCATTATGCAACTTTTATAGATGAAAGTGTAAAAGACTTAGCTAAAGTGTATGTAAGTGGAGGAAGAAAAGGAATAAGTATCGGAATAGATCCAAAGGTATTAAAAGATATTACTTTAAGTGAGTTTGGGGATTTGACATAA
- a CDS encoding metallophosphoesterase, with amino-acid sequence MNGITTNFTNFDIIGDIHGHSNDLKQLLSALGYTTSNGYFQHPERKVLFIGDYIDRGVNVIEVLDIVKKMVDNNQAIALMGNHEYNAICYNTKSSKGEYLRPHNKKNFNQHAVTMAAFMQDAELYKMYIEWFKTLPLFFENDSFRAVHACWDDKGIDVLKKKLVNNCLTDELLEESSTMGTELHLAVEHALKGKEATLPEGLSFIDNDRILRTEFRIKWWENPQEMTYSNMSIHPIDNLPNTPFQSEEKSYYKQGEKPVFFGHYWMPYSENQKPTVLKDNVCCLDFSIAKDGKLICYRYSGENILDSAKIAFIK; translated from the coding sequence ATGAACGGCATAACAACAAACTTTACCAACTTTGATATCATTGGAGATATTCACGGTCACAGTAACGATTTAAAACAACTTTTATCAGCTTTAGGATACACCACTTCTAATGGCTATTTTCAACATCCTGAAAGAAAAGTACTATTTATTGGAGATTATATTGACAGAGGAGTTAATGTAATTGAAGTACTTGATATAGTAAAGAAAATGGTTGATAACAATCAAGCCATTGCTCTAATGGGTAACCACGAGTATAACGCTATTTGTTACAACACAAAATCTTCTAAGGGCGAATACCTTCGTCCACATAACAAGAAAAACTTTAATCAACACGCGGTTACAATGGCAGCTTTTATGCAAGACGCTGAATTGTATAAAATGTATATTGAATGGTTTAAAACACTTCCTCTTTTCTTTGAGAATGATAGTTTTAGAGCTGTACACGCTTGTTGGGATGATAAAGGGATTGATGTCCTTAAAAAGAAGTTAGTCAATAATTGTTTAACAGATGAACTATTAGAAGAATCAAGTACTATGGGTACGGAACTTCATTTAGCTGTTGAACACGCTTTAAAAGGAAAAGAAGCGACTCTACCTGAAGGGTTGAGCTTTATTGATAATGATCGTATTTTAAGAACTGAATTCCGTATTAAATGGTGGGAAAACCCTCAAGAAATGACTTATAGCAATATGAGCATACACCCAATCGATAATTTGCCCAATACACCATTTCAATCAGAAGAGAAAAGCTACTATAAACAAGGTGAAAAACCTGTTTTCTTTGGTCACTACTGGATGCCATATTCTGAAAATCAGAAACCTACAGTATTAAAAGATAACGTTTGTTGTCTGGATTTTAGCATCGCCAAAGACGGTAAACTTATCTGTTACCGCTATTCAGGTGAAAACATTTTAGATTCAGCTAAAATTGCTTTTATAAAATAG
- a CDS encoding translation initiation factor, which yields MSKKMNSLEDLGGFVFSTNKDFEFEQEESVETLNNKDQRLEAHLDKKNRGGKIATIIKGFEGSDDDLKTLAKKLKTLCGVGGSAKDGEIIIQGNFRDKIMEYLIKEGYKVKRVGS from the coding sequence ATGAGCAAAAAAATGAATAGCTTGGAAGACTTAGGAGGCTTTGTCTTTTCTACCAATAAAGATTTTGAATTTGAACAAGAAGAAAGTGTTGAGACACTTAATAATAAAGATCAAAGACTTGAAGCTCATTTAGATAAAAAAAATAGAGGTGGTAAAATAGCCACTATAATTAAAGGCTTTGAAGGGTCTGATGACGATTTAAAAACTTTAGCTAAAAAACTTAAAACCTTATGTGGTGTTGGAGGAAGCGCTAAAGATGGAGAGATTATCATTCAAGGTAATTTCAGAGATAAAATAATGGAATACTTAATTAAAGAAGGCTACAAAGTTAAACGTGTAGGCTCATAA